TACCAGCGCCCAAGGCACGCTCGATTTTTGGTTCCTGCTGTTCGTCTCGACCTTCTTCACCTCGCTCGGTCCGATGCTCTACGTTTTTTGGCTCTACGGAACCGATCGCATCTCCGATCTGGATATGTCGGTGCGGCACGAGCGGGAATCGGTATTGGGCGCGTTCGTGGTGTTCTATCTGCTGGGGACCCTGGCGCTGTGGATGCTGCGTTCGCCGATTCTGATGATCGCGTCGATGGCCGCGTACACGCTCTCGACGCTGATCGTCCAGTACATCACGCGTTACTGGAAGATCAGTACGCACGCTCTCGGGATCACCGCCCCGCTGGTCGCGCTTACGCTGCTCTACGGGCAACAGACGCTGCCGTTTCTGATCCTCGTGCCGATGGTCTGCTGGGCCCGC
This genomic stretch from Candidatus Dormiibacterota bacterium harbors:
- a CDS encoding phosphatase PAP2 family protein, translating into MPTLVAFVLEPTTPIVAIKGRRVWRDLARILSTIFNPFLTALALFVILAHTSAQGTLDFWFLLFVSTFFTSLGPMLYVFWLYGTDRISDLDMSVRHERESVLGAFVVFYLLGTLALWMLRSPILMIASMAAYTLSTLIVQYITRYWKISTHALGITAPLVALTLLYGQQTLPFLILVPMVCWARVYLKAHTLMQVIAGSLLALGSTILFFHLFHVREMFPL